The region GGCGCCTCCCATTTCCCATCCATGTCCTCATCCCTATTAATCAAAGACAGAGGAGAAAACTAAGTGCTTCTTTTTATGGACATTACACATTTTTTCCTCAGGtttaagacattttatttggaaaaaatacCCTAGTGTTAAtatcattttgaattaaaattcaaaGCTTCAGAACTCTCACATCACAGCCCTTTCTAAAACACAGACATCTAGAATTGGTGAGAGTCCCTTGGGTCACCATTTAGCCAACCTTTCCTGCTACGGACCATCAGTAGACCGTATGTCATAGTAATGACAGACCATTTTATGAAATACTACTATCCATCTGGACAAATTACCAGATAACATCTACAATTTCATGAGCCATCAGAAACTATCCACATCAGGGAAGCCAAAAGAAGTAATAGAAAGAACAGCATGCAGATTTAACTTGCATGCTTTGAAATTTCCCATAAATCATGTTGCTGAACTGACCAGTCATGTGGACGCTCTGCCTGAGGGTCAGGGATGAAGGGAAGCTCCTCCACCAGCCACCCGGGAGGTCTCTGTGCCGAGGGGTCAGGAATGAGGGCTGGAGCGTTTTCGTCCCTTGGGAGGAACAGCGACAGAAATATCAGAAAACTGTATGTTTGGGTGAAGTGGAGAGATATGGGCATGAAATCACAATGCAGAGCAGACGAAGCATGCAAAGTATGATGCATATTTCAAAGCATACTACAGTCGTGCAGCAGTTTTATTATACTGGAAGgaaagacacagaaaaacattaaTAACTTAGCCATTAGGACGTTAACAGGTCTTTGACATATTCACAGTTGGTATGGTTTCTCTTGGATCGCATACCAGTCTAGGGGTTTGGTTGCCGTAGGGTCTGGGATAAGGGGTCGGTCATCCCAGTCTTCAGGTTTCTTATCACTGGGGTCAGAAATTTCTGCTGGGGGAACTAGAGGAGGATCCGTGTCTTCCAGAAGGCTGCCTTTACTAATCAGTGATAGGTCAATAAGAATTTCGTAGCTGTGGTCAGGGTACAAACCTGCAAAAGAGGAAGGCTAGGTTAATTCCAACTGTAATATTGGGCTAATGAACCACGCTACCAGGACAAATCGTTTTTTAactatgtgatttttttttttttttttacagcagccCACTTTGATTTCTCTCTCAGTGAGACTTACGTAGTGTGTACAGATGAGGCCGTTGGTCAGAGAAGTATTCCTTCAGATCAGCATCTGGTTGCCGGACATGTCTCTCCTGGTGCAGTCCAGTCAGTGGATCACCATCACAGACAATGAAATGGACCTTGTGGCTGCTCCCACATTTGTCAGGACCAAACATGATGGAGTAGGGAGTGGCATTGTTGAAGTGGCTCTGAAACAATGCACCGGAAGAGATTCTGAAGGACACATGTTAAGCAGTATCTAAAAAGTGCTTTGAAAAGTCAGTTGATGCAAGCAGTAGCCAGGACATAAACTACCGGCCCATCATCTTAAGGTGAAGTGTAGGTGCTAGGTGGAGCTGGTGTTTTTTATATCATGAGAAAACCTGATTGTTGTTGACAGAGGAGATGGTGATGCAGGAATATTCTTCTGTTTACACCTGTATTCATAAAAGAGCTCATAAAGGCAATTATGAAAAGAAGAGCCATTTACTGGTGTTCTGTCAAATATCAGACTGGCAATCTAATAAGTCCCCCAGGTTAAATGGCATCTTCATCTCAACTTGTGTGTGCTGAGCATTCTGGCTGCTTTTGAAGTGTGGTGAGCAAACCAGTGTGGGACTCACCAGACGAAGCTGACTGGAATGAGAGAGCAGTTTGATGTAGGCCCCTCCACAGCCAACGGTATTCTGGAACAAGACCTCATACCTGCGCACACATTCATCAGAGAAGGGGTATAACTGCTGCTGTAAGACGCTGGAGCGAACCTTCTGAATTGCAtgctgtccctgtgtgtggtaCTCACTGCAGAATAAGGGGCCTGTCCCTGAAGTAATGGGGAGCACGAAGGTAGGCAGAAATAGCATGGTGTCGGCCTGGGGACTTCAGAACCAGGCCTCTGTTCCCATGCATGTCTGAGTTTTCCACAGGCTCTTCCAAGGCCCACTCCCCTATTAAAACATGTAATAGTAAATACACAAGCATATGCCTAGACGACCAGAGGGACAGCTCAAACTACATCTCACTGATTTGCAAGAAATATCACAGGTAACCCCTCTGGAATAACTGTGACCTGTTTTGGTGGAATCAATAACGCCAGTCCTACCATCATATTTGAGCAcatcctcttctccctcttttAATGCCTTGGACAGGACCCACCTCCTATGGTATAGATAAAACACACCAGGGCCTGTACTGCAATTGAAACCACATCTACTCTATGGCAGTAActttaaaataatgcttttaaaagTTCTAAGGATCCAGGAAAACACAAATTTGCCCTTATAGGAAACCATTCTCATCAAACACAAGCTGGATCCAGCTGTGGATTAATTCTGGATGCTGCTATTTTGAATCAGCTAGAGATAACAGTAGTCAAAATTATGCCGTGGGCAACACAGCATACAGTTTCCTAATAACCCTGGTATCATAATAACAGCTATTTATCTGCTAAAGGAATACTACCCCAGTGAaaatttttgtggtgaaaagtcagtgaaacaGTCTAGgccagtggttcttaaccttgttggaggcaccgaaccccaccagtttcatatgctcattcacCGAACCCTACTGCCCACTAACTGCAGACTAGACTGAGGGGTGGACCTCTGCGGCGGAGGCTCCACCGAACCCCTGAGACCGACTCACCGAACCCCTAGGGTTCGACCGAacccaggttaagaaccactggtCTAGGCATTCAGATGAAAACCCAGCTACATGTagctgaaaagtgaaagttttctagctgactaggatgtagccaggctatatgtgggtaaaacctgagccaTATTGTGATTAACCTCCTCAGAACCTACTCTGTTTATGTCAGAACATCTCGCAATAGGTATAATGGTGCCTAAGCTTGGAATTAAGCCAATGCCCTCAGACAGACATGCCCAGTTTCCTAAGCATTACACTAAACTGCTTGCATACTAAACTGGCGAGACCAAAGTGATACCATCACAATATTGATTAAAAAAGTGTAAAACTTTCTTGCTGAAACAGACTGGATGGCAACCTCAAAGTTTACATTTCCTCTCATTCATTATTGAGTCATACATTGTTACAGACTCTCAATTGCACATTtagttttgtaaaaacaaaaattagcttaatgtttttaaaaaaaataatggtgtTCTTACCTGAACAGAGTTGTACATGATTAAGCACCATCTACAGTGAAAAACTGGATGACATGGTTACAACTTAACATTGGCGTTGCCTGTACCTGTCCAGTGGACCTGAATCAAACGTTTCGGCAAAGATGGCTTCCTCTGGGGCCTGCGCCGACTGGTACAGACTCTGTGATAAACGTGTGAGCTAGAGTCAATAAAGATCAGCTTTCAAAGTCAACATTGCCGTGGAATTCAGACAGGATGCAGAATATAGTGAAGACCACAATGAGATGTGTTATAGTGTGTTCAAACAAGTGGCATGCCCCATTCCGCCCCTCTGAAAACAAGGAAACTGACCTTTGCTTCTTCCTGGGAAGCCAGCGTCAAACGGAGGCAAAAATACAACGGCACCACCTGCAGCAGCATTCCCACAAAGCAGAACGATCCACAcaggtgtgaaaatgaatattcCTTTACCTGAAGAGTCCCTCAGCAAGGTCTTAAGAGTTCTGAGGAAAAATCTGATTCCTTGGAAGTCCTGGCATAAGCGGACTTTGACCCCTGGGCTGGCGGTTTACATGGCAACCAATGAGCTTTGCAAGATATATTTTTTGCCTACTGCAATGAGATCTCCGGATTAATTAGTCAGCAAATTAACTATTGatacataaattaaattaactttaaaGTACTGAATGGGCCATTCCCAGCTGTTGATGGCAATCATATAAAAtccatttaatcatttttcgAAACTTGTTTGTTCCATTTGTTCCAACATGTTCTATTTCCttcatataaatgaaaaaatatagttgaattaatttcaatgaaaatgtttacacaCATAATATAACCGCAATTCCTTACAATTAGTAACACAATGACAAATAGTGAATAGTCAAATCCTTTATTGTAacaaaagcaccccccccccctccccaaacaaagttattttaattagttagacatttctattttaacacaaacaaaatcactCAAATGTGATGCGAAAGCTCTTCTCCTGCTCCTTGCGCCGGTTGTCGCACAGCTTGgacacctcctccaccctcctctgcAGAAGCACTGTGAAGAAGGAAGGAAGGTCATCCTTACACAGGGCACAAGCACAAGCCTTAGGCCTGGGTCATAAACAGACATATTTCACAGGCTTTATGGAAGTGAAAAATCTAACGGAATGGGTTTTAAGCAATTGCACGGAGGcggaaattaaaataaagttggTTTCAAAAGTAGCTCAACAAATGAAGTGAAATCTGTCCAGGTACTTTGAATTCCAGCCATGGATATGACCATTACCAAAGGCTGAGAGACAAAGTACAGATATACAAGTCAATGGCACGTGCTCAATATGCATAGCATCTCCACTTCATTAAAACTACAATGATCCGTTGCAACCTCCAATTCATTGGCTCTCTCATCTTAAAACAAGCAGAACCGTTGGCCTTCAACCCTGTTATCAGATGTTTACATATGCAACGGCTTTCCAATATTCACCTGAATTTTGGTCGATCCACTGAAGAGAGTCCATGTGTGCGTTCAGGATTTTGCAGATCTGTTGAAGCTGAGAAAATAGTGAAAGATGAGTGATAACAGTGATATCAATCGCAGATTAATTTATCCCTACATATCATTAACCCTTTCTCCTCTTCCAATTATCAGCCATTATTATATCTTCTCCCGATCCAGGTGATCCTCATCATCTCACCATGTTCTCTTTGCAAGCTCTATACATCACCATAACTcaaagaatgcattttaaaatttggtCAAGGGTGCATGCTGGTTGTCATTCCAACCACACTCATTAAAAAGATGAATTTAACATCAAACTGAATGACGACGAGCCGAAACAGTATTGTGTTAAAATgagttaaaggaaaaaatacgTTGTTAGATCTACATCTAAATTCTTAAACAGCAACTGCCGATTGCATCGCCCAGGGAATAGGAGGGTTCAGTCGGATAGGGTTCTGTGCTCATTGCTATCTAGCGTCTCCTGCAACTCTATAGGTCACCCGTAGATAGAAGTCAAAGCCGCACATGAAAGGTCTTGCTCCGACTCAGCTCTATGCAAGCTTAACTGTAGTGAGCGCTGTGTAAAGCAGCAGCTGTCCTCCACGCACACACTGGAGGAGAACCGTGGATATCTGAACTCTCCCGAATCAGCGGTGGGGGTTCGCAGCATGAACATGGGATCAGTTACAGATAACTGGGCACTTAAAATTGGGGAGGGAATTGGATATACTCAGCCCCACAGTGGGCaccaaatttatattttaaaaaaataaactaaatatagATTTGCCAGACTCCCATAGTGCCCTGGGCTATACCGGGTCGCTGGTGTCGGCAGGCCCACTGGAGGTGTTGAGGTGCTCAATGATCTCCTTCAGATCCTGGGACATCCGCTTCAGCTGGGCATCTACATTCTCTGCCAGCTTGtacctgtggagagagagagagacatctgCCAGTCAACAGAGAGGAGCGGAGGGACATCTACCAGTCAGCAGACCCACCAAATagtctgattttaaaaaattaagattACTTCCTAGCAATACCCCATAAGTCAGCTCTACATCTGGTATGCCTTTCAAAGCTGCCACAGGAATCAAcgcttataaaatatattacccTTACGAAATCTAACAAATGTGCTACGAAGAACTTTAAGCAACTTTAAGCAAGCCATTTCAGCGACGTGCGGGACGTGTGCGGACTCCCTCACAGGGACGAGGACCTACGTTCTCTCGCGCTCCTCGTCTGCGTTCTGCATGTAGATGGTGCCGCTCTGTTCTTTCACCGACTCCTCAAGCGGAGTAAGCAGGTCTTCCAGCTCCTTCTGCTGAGACAGGATGAAatccagctcctggtccaaccTGTGACCGGGATAAAGCCTCCCTCAGTCAGGTCACGCACCGGCACTGCTCTTCAACAGGTGTTTAGGCACAGTCTTCCTcagcattacacacattacagacGCAACCACATGACTACTCTCCTAATTTATAGCATCTTGCAGAGCACATGTTTGCAAGCAGAACAGTTAGTGGCCCAAACAACATTCTGTACCTTCGCTGGTCCAGTTTcaccttctccatctctctgtgtaAGGATGTGATCTACAGAGACAGAACATCACAGGTTAGAAGATTCCCAGCTTCGTTAACGGTCACTGATGCATTGCTCATAGTATCCCTTAAGGCTTATTTTGTCAAACCAGATCTTTAGAAAGTCAGTCATTTTTGAAGGGAGGACATTCTTTAAAATCCACTGCAGTGAAAATTGTGGTTTTCTGGCTGCAATGTGTTGGAAACCAATGGAACAAAGCACAAACATGTATACAAACGTGCAATCCAACTTTAATAGAAAACtttctgaaactgaaattttGGCGGACGGCTGAAACAAAGTTGTGTCAAGACAATGCGGTCATCCTCAAGTTGGCAGAGTAATTCCCCCAGGCATACTAGCGGCCGCCCAGCTTTATTTGAAGACCAATTTTAACCAAAAGGTTTTCAACAGGTTTTAGCAAGTCGACATCACCAAAGTCTGCCACTGGTTCCCTCCTACCTATTCTAATACATTGCAGATTACATGATAAGAAAACTACCAAATGTACGGTTCTGATTCCAAAACGTGGTTGAGGCGACATGTCTTCCTCAACCAGACAAGCAATCCACAATGCGAACATTCGTCAACGTTTCCCAACATATTcaaatttctttctgtttctgtgacaGAGCCTCTATGGGCAGCCCCTACCTTCTCTCCATTCTCCAGGAGCATGCGGTCCCAGGCGTTGACCTGCGTGGCCTGCTGGAGGAAGTGCCTCTCCTGGTCCTCCAACTCCAGACTCCATTTGTTAATGAGACTCTCCAGCTGGGCGTACGACATCGTTGGAGGTGCGCTGGAGGGGGACAGATTACAAGGCCTGGATTTGTGACTAAGGACTGACTCTGCTAAATGCACAAATGTGAGGACAGTATCTCAGAGAGAGGCACAGGCCTGGACCACACTGCCAggctgagcagagagagggacgggCCTGGACCACACTGCCAggctgagcacagagagggacGGCCCTGGACCACACTGCCAggctgagcagagagagggacgggCCTGGACCACACTGCCAggctgagcacagagagggacGGCCCTGGACCACACTGCCaggctgagcagagagagaggagagggcaggaggCTGGCGGCGTGAGGACCGACGCTGTGCGCTGTGGGCAGGGCGGGTCTTTACCTGGTGGCAGCTGCAGCGGTGGAGGTGGCTGTGCCGGTGATGGAAACCGTGGGGCCCGTGATCGGAGCCACGGAGCCGGAGACAGTGGGGGCTGCGGGCTTCATACCCAGAGAGAAAACTGTGGCAGCACCGGAGGCAGGAGCAGCTAGAACCGCAACAGGAGCAAACGCATAATAAATCTGAACGGTCACGCAGAGGAAAAATGCAAACACGTTTGAGCTGCATCTCAGCTCCCCACTCATGCTCAACTCTGAACATGAATCATGGCTTTACCAGCCCGGCTTTACACAACTAAAACTACATACTCAAAGCCAGTTGTTACTTGAAGCACTACACTCGGTTGCCTTTTGCATCTACTATGGGGCTTAACTTCACGTATTTATGACTTATAAAATTAGAGACGggagacaaattaaaggaaaacccaACATAGTgacttagtaaggtgttgggctgccagaacagcttcaatgcgccTCGGCATAGactctacaagtctctggaactctacggtctttcccatagatctaaatgcagatgttacTTTAGTCACtcttcctattgaaacactagccagttgagcagtcttggTGACTGAAGCTcttgccatccgtgccccaataatgaaccctctttcaaagtcaccttttttttaaaacttacatAAATTGtgctggataagagcatctgctattgtaatgtaaatgtatgtaatgtatcaTACCAGGGCTTCTTTACTTAGCAGTGGTCTTTATTCAGATCAAATTTAACAAAGGGTTCATTCTCAAATCAGATTTATCCTTTCCTTGACAGTTTCAGAATAAATGTATAATCATCTACAGTTTTTGGTGCAGGACTACTGTGAGCTGTCCTGAGTATAagattaagatttttttttgtcagaagtCTTTTGatataattatgaattataaaaAGAGGAGACTATTGAAGCCACAAAATATTGCACAAAATTAGGCACAAGGGCTTCCAGACACTTGGATTGGATAATTGTGATAACAGTCCAGGAATGCAGTTTTACTCTCTGACTTCATGAACAAATGTTTGATTAGTAGTCTAAAGAGGACGCATCACAACATTTACGGTTTTGCATTGAACAGACGCTCTTACACAGGCGACATTTCCACGTACAATCCATTTGATGTACATTTACTGCCGCAATACTGGCTAAGTGCCTCACCCACCCAAGCGTACACTGGAAGAGCTCCAGCAGGGAATTGAACCTGAAACCTTTCATTCATAAGCTCCTTATTCATTGTAAAACACTGCCATCCTAAAATTAGTGATAAGAAATGGTTTCCGACGCAGGTATACAACACAGCCCTGTGACGTTATCAGTACACCTGAAGCCTTGGCATGTACCTGATGTGGCAGCGCTGGTGGTGGCGGCTCCCAGAGGCTTTAGCATGAAGGCCGCGGCTCCGCTGGGGGCCGAGGAGGTCGTAGGGGCCACAGCTGCGGTGGCCGCGCCCACTGTTAGCCgagagaaagcaggaagtgacacgttaCAGCGGGCAGTGCCTCTGACGCAGCCCAGAGCCGGCTGGGCTCAAGACCCTTCGTGGAGGTTCCTTGAGTGCCGTGCGGATTACGAATGCCCACTACTATTTGAATTTGGGACAGGCATACCAATATGGACAGCGAATGCAACCCATTTGAGTTCTCAGACTCCCTCACTGAAACAGGTATTTTCCTGAGCAGGCAGGTCTGCACAGGTCTGTGCAGCCCCGTGCAGGTGGAGGAGCGGGCACTCACGTGTGAAACCTGTAGGCGCTGCAGATGCGATGGAGGCGGCTACTGTGGAGGCCGTGAAGAGGGAGGAGGCGTCTGCAGGGGCCGGCTGGCTCACTGGCGCCGCCGCGGCGGGGGCCGGAGTGGCTAATGAACCAAGAGAGCGGGAAGACCACCCAAAAACAcagtgagaacacacacaggattcAACACAGGTAGGGCCCTCTCCTTATTGAACACACAGATCACTGTGGACCTGTTAAAAGCTTTGACTCAAG is a window of Anguilla rostrata isolate EN2019 chromosome 9, ASM1855537v3, whole genome shotgun sequence DNA encoding:
- the LOC135262893 gene encoding calnexin-like isoform X3; amino-acid sequence: MLLQVVPLYFCLRLTLASQEEAKLTRLSQSLYQSAQAPEEAIFAETFDSGPLDRRWVLSKALKEGEEDVLKYDGEWALEEPVENSDMHGNRGLVLKSPGRHHAISAYLRAPHYFRDRPLILQYEVLFQNTVGCGGAYIKLLSHSSQLRLSHFNNATPYSIMFGPDKCGSSHKVHFIVCDGDPLTGLHQERHVRQPDADLKEYFSDQRPHLYTLRLYPDHSYEILIDLSLISKGSLLEDTDPPLVPPAEISDPSDKKPEDWDDRPLIPDPTATKPLDWDENAPALIPDPSAQRPPGWLVEELPFIPDPQAERPHDWDEDMDGKWEAPLISNPACSQVIGCGPWSPPMISNPSYKGKWRPPMIKNPNYQGQWYPRTIPNPAFSDAPPPFQIRPVAAVGLELWSVTGGVLFDNILLCDDPEVARRWTEDTWGQRRTPGLVLQLLMAAHKRPWLWGVYVFSVGLPIILFISVMWPDKRFGPPDMEYYYKKSDEPQADGPQDSEGPTNLTDGSQDPEGSTNLANITDGPRRRENKKPQKSDLELKIGK
- the LOC135262893 gene encoding calnexin-like isoform X1; the protein is MLLQVVPLYFCLRLTLASQEEAKLTRLSQSLYQSAQAPEEAIFAETFDSGPLDRRWVLSKALKEGEEDVLKYDGEWALEEPVENSDMHGNRGLVLKSPGRHHAISAYLRAPHYFRDRPLILQYEVLFQNTVGCGGAYIKLLSHSSQLRLSHFNNATPYSIMFGPDKCGSSHKVHFIVCDGDPLTGLHQERHVRQPDADLKEYFSDQRPHLYTLRLYPDHSYEILIDLSLISKGSLLEDTDPPLVPPAEISDPSDKKPEDWDDRPLIPDPTATKPLDWDENAPALIPDPSAQRPPGWLVEELPFIPDPQAERPHDWDEDMDGKWEAPLISNPACSQVIGCGPWSPPMISNPSYKGKWRPPMIKNPNYQGQWYPRTIPNPAFSDAPPPFQIRPVAAVGLELWSVTGGVLFDNILLCDDPEVARRWTEDTWGQRRTPGLVLQLLMAAHKRPWLWGVYVFSVGLPIILFISVMWPDKRFGPPDMEYYYKKSDEPQADGPQDSEGPTNLTDGSQDPEGSTNLANITDGTGDLTGPRRRENKKPQKSDLELKIGK
- the LOC135262893 gene encoding calnexin-like isoform X2, translated to MLLQVVPLYFCLRLTLASQEEAKSLYQSAQAPEEAIFAETFDSGPLDRRWVLSKALKEGEEDVLKYDGEWALEEPVENSDMHGNRGLVLKSPGRHHAISAYLRAPHYFRDRPLILQYEVLFQNTVGCGGAYIKLLSHSSQLRLSHFNNATPYSIMFGPDKCGSSHKVHFIVCDGDPLTGLHQERHVRQPDADLKEYFSDQRPHLYTLRLYPDHSYEILIDLSLISKGSLLEDTDPPLVPPAEISDPSDKKPEDWDDRPLIPDPTATKPLDWDENAPALIPDPSAQRPPGWLVEELPFIPDPQAERPHDWDEDMDGKWEAPLISNPACSQVIGCGPWSPPMISNPSYKGKWRPPMIKNPNYQGQWYPRTIPNPAFSDAPPPFQIRPVAAVGLELWSVTGGVLFDNILLCDDPEVARRWTEDTWGQRRTPGLVLQLLMAAHKRPWLWGVYVFSVGLPIILFISVMWPDKRFGPPDMEYYYKKSDEPQADGPQDSEGPTNLTDGSQDPEGSTNLANITDGTGDLTGPRRRENKKPQKSDLELKIGK
- the LOC135262893 gene encoding calnexin-like isoform X4; this translates as MHGNRGLVLKSPGRHHAISAYLRAPHYFRDRPLILQYEVLFQNTVGCGGAYIKLLSHSSQLRLSHFNNATPYSIMFGPDKCGSSHKVHFIVCDGDPLTGLHQERHVRQPDADLKEYFSDQRPHLYTLRLYPDHSYEILIDLSLISKGSLLEDTDPPLVPPAEISDPSDKKPEDWDDRPLIPDPTATKPLDWDENAPALIPDPSAQRPPGWLVEELPFIPDPQAERPHDWDEDMDGKWEAPLISNPACSQVIGCGPWSPPMISNPSYKGKWRPPMIKNPNYQGQWYPRTIPNPAFSDAPPPFQIRPVAAVGLELWSVTGGVLFDNILLCDDPEVARRWTEDTWGQRRTPGLVLQLLMAAHKRPWLWGVYVFSVGLPIILFISVMWPDKRFGPPDMEYYYKKSDEPQADGPQDSEGPTNLTDGSQDPEGSTNLANITDGTGDLTGPRRRENKKPQKSDLELKIGK
- the nup62l gene encoding nucleoporin 62 like, whose protein sequence is MSFSFGSSNAGFSFGTPKTTAGAVPPTGFGMVSTSTAGGGGGFSFGTPNQSQPPAAAPQATGLFSSPAQSSTGTTAGFSFGTPAQNPANTGGFSFGTNTPKPNLSMAAAAQPAPTGLTLGTVAPSSGAAFSLGGMTTQSAAAPAGGGFSFGASTGIGTPAAPAQTQPAATVAPTGGFSMGGPPATQSLGGFSFGGPKVQVQANPTAAPTVAGGGGFSFGTTTAAAAPVQPSATLSLGGQNPGLTLGSVVPGTTTAPGTTAPTGGFAFGVKPSATPAPAAAAPVSQPAPADASSLFTASTVAASIASAAPTGFTLGAATAAVAPTTSSAPSGAAAFMLKPLGAATTSAATSAAPASGAATVFSLGMKPAAPTVSGSVAPITGPTVSITGTATSTAAAATSAPPTMSYAQLESLINKWSLELEDQERHFLQQATQVNAWDRMLLENGEKITSLHREMEKVKLDQRRLDQELDFILSQQKELEDLLTPLEESVKEQSGTIYMQNADEERERTYKLAENVDAQLKRMSQDLKEIIEHLNTSSGPADTSDPLQQICKILNAHMDSLQWIDQNSVLLQRRVEEVSKLCDNRRKEQEKSFRITFE